The Pseudomonas triclosanedens genome has a window encoding:
- a CDS encoding LemA family protein, producing MPRLIKFLSCYILVTLLSGCGYNAMQAGDEQVKAAWSEVLNQYQRRADLIPNLVSTVKGYASHEASVLTQVTEARAKVGSTTLSADQLGDEAAVKRFQQAQGELSSALSRLLVVTENYPQLKADGLFKDLLTQLEGTENRITVARGRYVKAVQEYNVMIRQFPQVITAKIFGYQPKANFSVENEAAISTAPKVDFGNSPAQPAQ from the coding sequence ATGCCACGTCTGATCAAGTTCCTTTCCTGTTATATCCTCGTCACGCTGTTGTCGGGCTGCGGCTACAACGCCATGCAGGCCGGCGACGAGCAGGTGAAGGCTGCGTGGTCGGAAGTGCTCAACCAGTACCAGCGCCGCGCGGACCTGATTCCAAACCTGGTCAGTACGGTGAAGGGCTACGCCTCCCATGAAGCCAGCGTACTGACCCAGGTGACCGAGGCCCGCGCCAAGGTCGGCAGCACCACGCTCAGCGCCGACCAACTCGGCGACGAGGCTGCCGTGAAGCGCTTCCAGCAGGCCCAGGGCGAACTCAGCTCGGCGCTTTCGCGCCTGCTGGTGGTCACCGAGAACTATCCACAACTCAAGGCCGACGGCCTGTTCAAGGACCTGCTGACCCAGCTCGAAGGCACCGAGAACCGCATCACTGTCGCCCGTGGCCGCTACGTGAAGGCCGTGCAGGAGTACAACGTGATGATTCGCCAGTTCCCGCAGGTGATCACCGCGAAGATCTTCGGCTACCAGCCCAAGGCCAACTTCAGCGTGGAGAACGAAGCCGCCATCTCAACTGCGCCTAAAGTGGACTTCGGCAACTCGCCGGCGCAGCCCGCACAATGA
- a CDS encoding ABC transporter permease, which produces MKARKSNPLFTIGKPIAQRHFLLIGGAVFVLLALLWWLAGASGAVPKIFLPAPGDVWARMLKLAADGTLWADLKVSVYRIAVAFVVSSAMSIVIGVFAGCYGFWKAASEPLVDFVRYMPVVAFVPLTILWAGTSDFQKFLIIWIGTFFQQVLMVMDAIKRVPADFVGLGRTLGMPDRRILLKIVLPSALPGIWDALRISLGWAWTWLVLAELVAATSGLGYRITVSQRFFQTDTIIGYILLLGFLGLVTDQAMRAGEKVLFRYNRRRN; this is translated from the coding sequence ATGAAAGCCCGTAAATCCAACCCGCTGTTCACCATCGGCAAGCCGATTGCGCAGCGCCACTTCCTGCTCATCGGCGGCGCCGTGTTCGTCCTGCTGGCGCTGCTCTGGTGGCTGGCTGGCGCCAGCGGCGCGGTGCCGAAGATCTTCCTGCCGGCGCCCGGCGACGTCTGGGCGCGCATGCTCAAGCTGGCCGCCGACGGCACCCTGTGGGCGGACCTGAAGGTCAGCGTGTACCGCATTGCCGTGGCCTTCGTGGTGTCCTCGGCGATGTCCATCGTGATCGGTGTGTTCGCCGGCTGCTACGGTTTCTGGAAAGCCGCCAGCGAACCGCTGGTGGACTTCGTGCGCTACATGCCGGTGGTTGCCTTCGTGCCGCTGACCATCCTCTGGGCCGGCACCAGCGACTTCCAGAAATTCCTCATCATTTGGATCGGTACTTTCTTCCAGCAGGTACTGATGGTGATGGATGCCATCAAGCGCGTGCCGGCGGACTTCGTCGGCCTCGGTCGGACCCTGGGCATGCCGGACCGCCGCATCCTCCTGAAGATCGTCCTGCCCAGCGCACTGCCAGGCATCTGGGACGCGCTGCGGATAAGCCTTGGCTGGGCCTGGACCTGGCTGGTGCTGGCCGAGCTGGTGGCCGCGACCTCGGGCCTGGGCTACCGCATCACAGTGTCCCAGCGCTTCTTCCAGACCGACACCATCATCGGCTATATCCTCCTGCTCGGCTTCCTCGGGCTGGTCACTGACCAGGCCATGCGCGCCGGCGAGAAGGTCCTGTTCCGCTACAACCGGAGGCGCAACTGA
- a CDS encoding EamA family transporter, with amino-acid sequence MFATALVLLAALLHATWNTLVKFSSDRLLVVACMDLVGLAAALLLLPWIEVPPAEVWPWLLAAVALQLVYRVLLIQAYKVGDLGLVYPLMRGLSPLVVLALTLYFGGEHLTDRQILGILLIPLGMLFLLKGGGGSGLPWIACPVVLLMGLCIGSYTWIDGNALKRWSQPLDYLVWLSLLSGLPFPLVALFARTRAFARFWLTDWKLGISVGLCVLASYGLVLWAMQLGSIAEAAALRETSVLLVVLFGMRFLKEPFGLPRLAACSLVLAGMLVMKL; translated from the coding sequence GTGTTCGCCACTGCTCTGGTACTGCTCGCCGCCCTGCTGCACGCCACTTGGAACACCCTGGTGAAATTCAGCAGCGATCGCCTGCTGGTAGTTGCCTGCATGGACCTGGTCGGTCTCGCCGCCGCGTTACTGCTGTTGCCGTGGATCGAGGTCCCGCCTGCCGAAGTCTGGCCCTGGTTGCTGGCCGCCGTGGCGCTGCAACTGGTGTACCGGGTGTTGCTGATCCAGGCCTATAAGGTTGGCGATCTCGGGCTGGTATATCCGTTGATGCGTGGCCTGTCGCCGCTGGTGGTGCTGGCCCTGACGCTGTACTTCGGCGGCGAGCACCTTACCGACCGGCAGATTCTCGGCATCCTGCTGATCCCGCTGGGCATGCTGTTCCTGCTCAAGGGTGGCGGCGGTTCCGGGCTGCCGTGGATTGCCTGTCCGGTCGTTCTGCTGATGGGACTGTGCATTGGCAGCTACACCTGGATCGACGGTAATGCTCTCAAGCGCTGGTCGCAGCCGCTGGACTACCTCGTCTGGCTGTCGCTGCTCTCCGGCTTGCCCTTTCCGCTGGTTGCGCTGTTTGCGCGAACCCGCGCTTTCGCGCGTTTCTGGCTCACCGACTGGAAACTGGGTATCAGTGTGGGGCTGTGTGTGCTGGCGAGCTACGGGCTGGTGCTGTGGGCCATGCAGCTGGGCTCCATTGCGGAAGCCGCCGCCCTGCGCGAAACCAGCGTGCTGCTGGTGGTGCTGTTCGGCATGCGCTTCCTCAAGGAGCCCTTCGGCCTGCCGCGCCTGGCAGCCTGTAGCCTGGTACTGGCAGGGATGCTGGTCATGAAGCTCTGA
- a CDS encoding MAPEG family protein: MPIAFWCVLIAIFLPYLGTSIAKFTGGGFGPRQNHDPRAFLAGLEGYRKRANAFQLNSFEVTPAFAAAVIIAHVVNNAEPSTIDRLAIVWVTSRLLYLIFYVADLALLRSLAWFAGMALIVALFVVSA; encoded by the coding sequence ATGCCCATTGCCTTCTGGTGCGTCCTGATTGCGATCTTCCTGCCCTACCTGGGCACCAGTATTGCCAAGTTCACCGGCGGGGGCTTCGGGCCGCGGCAGAATCATGATCCGCGCGCTTTCCTCGCCGGGCTGGAGGGCTATCGCAAGCGCGCCAACGCCTTCCAGCTCAACAGTTTCGAGGTGACACCTGCCTTTGCTGCGGCGGTGATCATCGCCCACGTGGTGAACAATGCCGAACCTTCCACCATCGATCGCCTGGCCATCGTCTGGGTCACCAGTCGCCTGCTTTATCTGATTTTCTACGTTGCCGATCTGGCGTTGCTGCGTTCGCTGGCGTGGTTCGCTGGTATGGCGCTGATCGTCGCCCTATTCGTCGTCTCTGCCTGA
- a CDS encoding c-type cytochrome has product MKLKTLLVLLLAGVALTGCHRLDPNSPEAKRQVVFKEMLKTSEDMGGMLRGRLPFDADKFRAGSAKLGELADKPWQYFPSTQPPAGQVENDDTRAKAEIWQRQLEFQADAKTFEQAVRTLVDNTRNAAPTPEGVRKDFAAVEDACEACHKKFRAL; this is encoded by the coding sequence ATGAAGTTGAAGACCCTGCTCGTTCTGCTGCTCGCCGGCGTGGCGCTCACCGGTTGCCATCGCCTGGACCCAAACTCGCCGGAAGCCAAGCGCCAGGTGGTGTTCAAGGAGATGCTCAAGACCAGCGAAGACATGGGCGGCATGCTGCGTGGGCGCCTGCCGTTCGACGCGGACAAATTCCGCGCCGGCTCGGCGAAGCTCGGTGAACTGGCCGACAAACCCTGGCAGTACTTCCCCAGCACCCAGCCGCCGGCTGGCCAGGTGGAGAACGACGACACCCGCGCCAAGGCGGAAATCTGGCAGCGTCAGCTGGAGTTCCAGGCCGACGCCAAGACCTTCGAGCAGGCCGTCCGCACGCTGGTCGATAACACTCGCAACGCGGCACCGACGCCGGAAGGGGTGCGCAAGGACTTCGCCGCCGTGGAAGACGCCTGCGAAGCCTGCCACAAGAAATTCCGCGCGCTCTGA
- a CDS encoding ABC transporter ATP-binding protein, with the protein MATLEISGLNKSFAVGKARREVLRNIDLTLADNEFVSIVGTSGCGKSTLLSIAAGLEEFDGGSVKVDGVQITGPGLDRGVVFQSYTLLPWLTARQNVEFALKAAGMSRAQCREIADEHLALVKLEKFADAYPNELSGGMKQRVAIARALSYRPKILLMDEPFGALDAMTRHQMQELLTRIWETHRLTVMFVTHDVEEAVYLSDRIVVMGLGPGRIKATFDVKLGRPRHEDMAASAEFIELQRQVLRSIREEEQGVAAL; encoded by the coding sequence ATGGCGACCCTGGAAATCTCCGGCCTGAACAAGAGTTTCGCGGTCGGCAAAGCGCGCCGTGAGGTGCTGCGCAATATCGACCTGACCCTGGCGGACAACGAGTTCGTCTCCATCGTCGGGACGTCCGGTTGCGGCAAGAGCACGCTGCTGTCCATCGCCGCCGGCCTGGAGGAGTTCGACGGCGGCAGCGTGAAGGTGGATGGCGTGCAGATCACCGGGCCGGGCCTGGACCGTGGCGTGGTGTTCCAGTCCTATACCCTGCTGCCCTGGCTGACAGCGCGGCAGAACGTCGAGTTCGCCCTCAAGGCGGCAGGCATGTCCCGCGCGCAATGCCGCGAAATCGCCGATGAACACCTGGCGCTGGTGAAGCTGGAAAAGTTCGCCGATGCCTATCCTAACGAGCTCTCCGGTGGCATGAAGCAGCGCGTGGCGATTGCCCGTGCGCTGTCCTACCGGCCGAAGATCCTGCTGATGGACGAACCCTTCGGCGCGCTGGACGCGATGACCCGCCACCAGATGCAGGAGCTGCTCACGCGCATCTGGGAAACCCACCGGCTGACGGTGATGTTCGTTACCCATGATGTGGAAGAGGCGGTCTATCTGTCCGACCGCATCGTGGTAATGGGCCTGGGGCCGGGACGGATCAAGGCGACCTTCGACGTGAAGCTCGGCCGCCCGCGCCACGAGGACATGGCCGCCAGCGCCGAGTTCATCGAGCTGCAGCGCCAGGTGCTGCGTTCGATCCGCGAGGAAGAACAGGGTGTCGCAGCCCTCTGA
- a CDS encoding LysR family transcriptional regulator yields the protein MRRKIPTTAALVAFESAARHESFTKAADELSLTQSAICRQIAALEEFLGVELFRRSRRGVKLTEAGLNYSRRVAARLDAVERDTLAVMGQQGGGTLELAVVPTFATQWLLPRLKDFKRLHPEVTVNLTNRTRPFLFADTEFDAALYFGDGVWSGTVANFLMHENPVPVCSPELLGGRTELSAAEIAGLPLMQQTTRPYAWRQWFGSLGMSVAHDMGGTRYELFSMLAQAAMHGMGVALIPPMLIQQELADGRLIVPMQHAYLSENAYYLMIPERKVESVTLGAFRDWLVDEAAQYRAEAGLG from the coding sequence ATGCGACGTAAAATCCCGACCACCGCAGCGTTGGTCGCCTTCGAGTCAGCCGCCCGCCATGAAAGCTTCACCAAGGCCGCCGACGAGCTGTCGCTGACCCAGAGTGCGATATGCCGGCAGATCGCCGCGCTGGAGGAGTTCTTGGGTGTCGAGCTGTTTCGCCGCTCGCGTCGCGGGGTGAAACTCACCGAGGCCGGCTTGAACTACAGCCGCCGGGTCGCCGCGCGGCTCGACGCGGTGGAGCGCGACACCCTGGCGGTGATGGGGCAGCAGGGCGGCGGTACGCTGGAGCTGGCGGTGGTCCCGACCTTCGCCACCCAGTGGCTGCTGCCGCGCTTGAAGGATTTCAAGCGCCTGCACCCGGAAGTCACGGTGAATCTGACCAACCGCACCCGGCCATTCCTGTTCGCCGACACGGAGTTCGATGCCGCGCTGTACTTCGGCGATGGCGTCTGGTCCGGTACGGTGGCCAACTTCCTCATGCACGAGAACCCGGTGCCGGTGTGCAGCCCCGAACTGCTGGGCGGGCGCACCGAGCTGTCTGCCGCCGAAATCGCAGGGTTGCCGCTGATGCAGCAGACCACCCGGCCCTATGCCTGGCGCCAGTGGTTCGGTTCGCTGGGCATGAGTGTCGCCCACGATATGGGCGGTACCCGCTACGAACTGTTTTCGATGCTCGCCCAGGCGGCCATGCACGGCATGGGCGTGGCGCTGATTCCGCCGATGCTGATCCAGCAGGAGTTGGCCGATGGCAGGCTGATCGTGCCGATGCAGCATGCCTATTTGAGCGAAAACGCCTATTACCTGATGATTCCCGAACGCAAGGTGGAATCGGTGACGCTGGGCGCGTTCCGCGACTGGCTGGTCGACGAGGCGGCGCAGTACCGCGCCGAAGCGGGTCTTGGCTGA
- a CDS encoding acyl-CoA thioesterase has translation MNFHTRKWVKPEDLNPNGTLFGGSLLKWIDEEAAIYAIVQLGNQRVVTKFISEINFVSSARQGDIIELGITATEFGRTSITLTCEVRNKITRKSILTVDKMVFVNIGPDGQPAPHGRTEIKYIKDQFKDDAIPQP, from the coding sequence ATGAATTTCCATACCCGTAAATGGGTCAAGCCCGAAGATCTCAACCCGAATGGCACCCTGTTCGGCGGCAGTCTTCTGAAGTGGATCGACGAAGAAGCGGCGATCTACGCCATCGTCCAGTTGGGCAACCAGCGTGTGGTGACCAAGTTCATCTCCGAGATCAACTTTGTCAGCTCCGCGCGCCAGGGCGACATCATCGAGCTGGGGATCACCGCCACCGAGTTCGGGCGCACCTCGATCACCCTGACCTGCGAAGTGCGCAACAAGATCACCCGCAAGAGCATCCTCACGGTCGACAAGATGGTCTTCGTCAACATCGGTCCGGATGGCCAGCCGGCCCCTCACGGCCGCACCGAGATCAAGTACATCAAGGACCAGTTCAAGGATGACGCCATCCCGCAGCCCTGA
- a CDS encoding ABC transporter substrate-binding protein has product MHTTFVSALRQLAVATCASLLLAGAAQAAPLKADTKPEAGTFKMGMQPWLGYGQWYVAEQAGAFKANGLEKVELVNFTEDKDMNAALASGQIDGGNLATHTAMAMVAAGLPVKIVLLLDQSTSADALIVDPSIKTLTDLKGRQVAYEEGTTSDILLHSALRKAGLTIADVQPVPMPAANAGSALIAGQVPAAVTYEPYLSAAKQQNPKVNLLYKGSDDPGIISDVLVVRDEVLKERPGQVLALIKSWEAGLARYNEKTAEGRAAIAKGVGADEDELGSAFDGVHFYSLKENKAELKGTFQKGSFEHIQKAASEAGILPQPVTPAQAIDARFVEAL; this is encoded by the coding sequence ATGCACACCACCTTCGTATCCGCGCTGCGCCAACTGGCCGTGGCCACCTGCGCCAGCCTGTTGCTGGCAGGCGCCGCCCAGGCTGCGCCGCTCAAGGCCGACACCAAGCCAGAGGCTGGTACCTTCAAAATGGGCATGCAGCCCTGGCTGGGCTACGGCCAGTGGTACGTCGCCGAGCAGGCCGGCGCCTTCAAGGCCAACGGCCTGGAGAAGGTCGAACTGGTGAACTTCACCGAAGACAAGGACATGAATGCCGCGTTGGCCAGCGGCCAGATCGATGGCGGCAACCTGGCCACTCACACCGCAATGGCGATGGTCGCCGCAGGCTTGCCGGTGAAGATCGTCCTGCTGCTGGACCAGAGCACCAGCGCCGACGCGCTGATCGTCGACCCATCGATCAAGACCCTGACCGATCTCAAGGGCAGGCAGGTCGCCTACGAAGAGGGCACCACCAGCGACATCCTCCTGCACAGCGCGCTGCGCAAGGCGGGCCTGACCATCGCCGATGTGCAGCCGGTGCCGATGCCCGCTGCCAACGCTGGCAGCGCGCTGATCGCAGGCCAGGTACCTGCCGCCGTGACCTACGAGCCGTACCTCTCTGCGGCCAAGCAGCAGAACCCCAAGGTCAACCTGCTGTACAAGGGCTCGGATGACCCGGGCATCATCAGCGACGTGCTCGTGGTGCGCGACGAAGTGCTGAAGGAGCGTCCTGGCCAGGTGCTGGCGCTGATCAAGAGCTGGGAAGCGGGCCTTGCGCGGTACAACGAGAAGACCGCCGAAGGCCGCGCCGCGATCGCCAAGGGTGTGGGCGCCGATGAGGATGAGCTGGGCAGCGCGTTCGACGGCGTGCATTTCTACTCGCTGAAAGAGAACAAGGCCGAGCTCAAGGGCACCTTCCAGAAGGGTTCCTTCGAGCATATCCAGAAGGCCGCCAGCGAAGCCGGCATTCTCCCGCAGCCAGTCACCCCGGCGCAGGCCATCGACGCGCGCTTCGTCGAGGCTCTCTGA
- a CDS encoding acyl-CoA dehydrogenase, whose amino-acid sequence MATKASFNWEDPLLLDQQLTEEERMVRDSAYQFAQDKLATRVLEAFRHEQTDPAIFREMGETGLLGATIPAEYGGSGLNYVCYGLIAREVERVDSGYRSMMSVQSSLVMVPIYEFGNEATRQKYLPKLASGEYIGCFGLTEPNHGSDPGSLITRARKVDGGYRLTGNKMWITNSPIADVFVVWAKDDEGQIRGFVLEKGWEGLSAPAIHGKVGLRASITGEIVMDNVFVPEENAFPEVRGLRGPFTCLNSARYGISWGALGAAEACWHTARQYTLDRKQFGRPLAANQLIQKKLADMQTEITLALQGCLRLGRMKDEGTAAVEITSIMKRNSCGKALDIARMARDMLGGNGISDEFGVARHLVNLEVVNTYEGTHDVHALILGRAQTGIQAFF is encoded by the coding sequence ATGGCCACCAAAGCAAGCTTCAACTGGGAAGATCCGCTGCTGCTGGATCAGCAACTCACCGAAGAAGAGCGCATGGTGCGCGACAGCGCCTACCAGTTCGCCCAGGACAAGCTGGCCACTCGCGTGCTGGAAGCCTTCCGCCACGAGCAGACCGACCCGGCAATCTTCCGCGAGATGGGCGAAACCGGCCTGCTCGGCGCGACCATCCCCGCCGAATACGGCGGCAGCGGCCTGAACTACGTCTGCTACGGCCTGATCGCCCGTGAAGTCGAACGTGTCGACTCCGGCTATCGCTCGATGATGAGCGTGCAGTCCTCCCTGGTGATGGTGCCGATCTACGAGTTCGGCAACGAAGCCACTCGCCAGAAGTACCTGCCCAAGCTGGCCAGCGGCGAATACATCGGCTGCTTCGGCCTGACCGAGCCGAACCACGGTTCCGACCCGGGCTCGCTGATCACCCGCGCCCGCAAGGTCGACGGCGGCTACCGCCTGACCGGCAACAAGATGTGGATCACCAACAGCCCGATCGCCGATGTCTTCGTGGTCTGGGCCAAGGATGACGAAGGCCAGATCCGTGGCTTCGTCCTGGAGAAAGGCTGGGAAGGTCTGTCCGCTCCGGCCATCCACGGCAAGGTCGGCCTGCGCGCCTCCATCACCGGCGAGATCGTGATGGACAACGTGTTCGTCCCCGAAGAGAACGCGTTCCCCGAAGTTCGCGGCCTGCGCGGCCCGTTCACCTGCCTGAACTCCGCTCGCTACGGCATCTCCTGGGGCGCCCTGGGTGCAGCCGAAGCCTGCTGGCACACCGCACGCCAGTACACCCTGGACCGCAAGCAGTTCGGCCGTCCGCTGGCCGCAAACCAGCTGATCCAGAAGAAGCTGGCCGACATGCAGACAGAGATCACCCTCGCCCTGCAAGGCTGCCTGCGCCTGGGCCGCATGAAGGACGAAGGCACCGCCGCCGTCGAAATCACCTCGATCATGAAGCGCAATAGCTGCGGCAAGGCCCTGGACATCGCGCGCATGGCCCGTGACATGCTCGGCGGCAACGGCATCTCCGACGAGTTCGGCGTCGCCCGCCACCTGGTCAACCTGGAAGTGGTCAATACCTACGAAGGTACCCACGACGTCCACGCGCTGATCCTTGGTCGCGCCCAGACCGGCATCCAGGCGTTCTTCTAA
- a CDS encoding alpha/beta hydrolase family esterase: protein MRMAIRVVQGLIVLLVLALLAGTWWYVPGELKQRPLLAGTSEDASVRQGERRRHYVLYLPAHPAERPALLVVLHGSGGNGERMRRESGYRFDALADRDGFLVLYPDGFEGHWNDCRKAASYSARRLNIDDVGFLSTMIERLQRERGVDPQRIFVTGYSNGGQMALRLAAEAPDAVAGVAAIAASLPSAENDACRPAQQPKATLLMNGTRDPINPYAGGRVTLFGFGNRGTVLSSGESARALARRNGVNAAPSLDRLTSVGPVWSERQRWGAAGMAPVELVTVHGGGHLLPQALYRPPRLLGEVDPELDGPAEIWRFFSELSR, encoded by the coding sequence ATGCGTATGGCGATTCGCGTCGTGCAGGGACTCATCGTGCTGCTGGTGCTGGCGCTGCTGGCCGGCACATGGTGGTACGTACCGGGCGAGCTGAAGCAACGGCCGCTGCTTGCCGGCACCAGCGAGGATGCGTCGGTTCGCCAGGGCGAGCGGCGCCGTCACTATGTGCTCTACCTGCCCGCGCATCCGGCGGAGCGGCCGGCGCTGCTGGTGGTGCTGCACGGCTCCGGCGGCAACGGTGAGCGGATGCGCCGCGAGAGTGGCTATCGCTTCGATGCGCTGGCTGATCGCGACGGCTTTCTGGTGCTCTATCCCGACGGTTTCGAGGGGCACTGGAACGACTGCCGCAAGGCCGCTTCCTATAGCGCCCGGCGGCTCAATATCGACGATGTCGGGTTTCTGTCGACGATGATCGAGCGGCTGCAGCGCGAGCGTGGCGTCGATCCGCAGCGGATTTTCGTCACCGGCTACTCCAATGGCGGACAGATGGCGTTGCGCCTGGCAGCCGAGGCCCCCGATGCGGTAGCTGGCGTGGCGGCGATAGCGGCGAGCCTGCCCAGTGCGGAGAACGACGCCTGCCGGCCGGCGCAGCAACCCAAGGCGACGCTGCTGATGAATGGCACGCGGGATCCGATCAATCCGTATGCGGGCGGCAGGGTGACGCTGTTCGGCTTCGGCAACCGCGGAACGGTTCTTTCGAGTGGGGAGTCCGCGCGCGCCCTGGCCCGGCGCAACGGCGTGAATGCTGCGCCGAGCCTGGACAGGCTGACGTCGGTAGGGCCAGTGTGGAGCGAGCGCCAGCGCTGGGGTGCCGCCGGAATGGCGCCGGTGGAGCTGGTGACTGTCCACGGCGGCGGGCATCTGCTCCCGCAGGCGCTGTACCGGCCGCCCCGCCTGCTGGGCGAGGTCGATCCGGAACTGGATGGTCCTGCGGAAATCTGGCGGTTCTTCAGCGAGTTGTCGCGCTGA
- a CDS encoding DUF1090 domain-containing protein, with amino-acid sequence MFRSSSILAALLALGCAAPLPAAEQSGQLTGCAAKRAAIESKLQEARAYGNANQAAGLQKALDEVKAHCTDASLTQARKQRVLDAEKEVSQREKDLRKAMNKGDAEKVEKRKNKLAEARAELDQAKRELEE; translated from the coding sequence ATGTTCCGAAGCTCTTCCATCCTGGCCGCTCTGCTCGCTCTGGGTTGCGCCGCACCGCTGCCCGCCGCCGAGCAGTCCGGGCAGTTGACCGGCTGCGCCGCCAAACGGGCCGCCATCGAAAGCAAACTCCAGGAGGCCAGGGCCTACGGCAACGCCAACCAGGCAGCCGGTTTGCAGAAGGCTCTGGATGAAGTGAAGGCGCACTGCACCGATGCCAGCCTCACGCAGGCGCGCAAGCAACGGGTTCTGGATGCCGAGAAGGAAGTCAGCCAGCGCGAGAAGGACCTGCGCAAGGCCATGAACAAGGGTGACGCCGAGAAAGTCGAGAAGCGCAAGAACAAGCTTGCCGAAGCTCGCGCCGAACTGGACCAGGCCAAGCGCGAACTCGAAGAGTAA
- a CDS encoding TPM domain-containing protein, whose protein sequence is MILPRWLLAALLLCWTALLQAAPVAIPPLNARVTDLTQTLGSAQRAQLESQLAGLEQRKGAQLAVLMLPTTGEDSIEDYAVRAFEQWKLGRKGVDDGVLLVIAKNDRALRIEVGYGLEGTITDVQAGRIIRDAIVPRFKTGDFAGGVQAGVDNLIALIDPPANAAPQDQPGDRAAPIAPASNYSDIYSNQNANTPEAIPPARLLGLLALLVGVPLLCLLFPVQWLRQRSMGRYLLCSALVGGVASAVLLLSETNPEALQQQMIGSFSIPLVLYIFFLPPMWLTSGVLQLLWMIVSSIGRGGGGRGGGGGGGGFRGGGGSSGGGGASGRW, encoded by the coding sequence ATGATCCTGCCGCGTTGGCTGCTGGCTGCCCTGCTGCTGTGCTGGACAGCCCTGCTGCAAGCGGCGCCGGTCGCTATTCCGCCGCTCAACGCCCGCGTCACCGACCTCACGCAGACCCTCGGCAGCGCACAGCGCGCGCAACTGGAAAGCCAGCTCGCCGGGCTGGAGCAGCGCAAGGGCGCGCAACTGGCGGTGCTGATGCTTCCCACGACCGGCGAAGACAGCATCGAAGACTATGCAGTGCGCGCCTTCGAACAGTGGAAGCTGGGGCGCAAGGGTGTGGACGATGGCGTACTGCTGGTCATCGCCAAGAACGACCGAGCGTTGCGCATAGAGGTCGGCTATGGGCTGGAAGGCACCATCACCGACGTACAGGCCGGGCGCATCATTCGCGACGCCATCGTCCCGCGCTTCAAGACCGGCGATTTCGCCGGCGGCGTCCAGGCCGGCGTGGACAATCTGATCGCGCTGATCGATCCGCCAGCCAACGCCGCTCCGCAGGACCAGCCAGGCGACAGGGCAGCTCCCATCGCACCAGCCTCGAACTACAGCGATATCTACTCCAATCAGAACGCCAACACGCCCGAGGCAATTCCGCCCGCGCGGCTGCTCGGCCTGCTCGCCCTGCTGGTCGGCGTACCGCTGCTGTGCCTGCTGTTCCCGGTGCAGTGGCTGCGCCAGCGCAGCATGGGCCGCTACCTTCTGTGCAGCGCGCTGGTCGGCGGCGTGGCATCGGCGGTACTGCTATTGAGCGAAACCAACCCCGAAGCCTTGCAGCAACAGATGATCGGCTCCTTCTCGATCCCGCTGGTGCTGTACATCTTCTTCCTGCCGCCGATGTGGCTGACCTCGGGCGTACTGCAACTGCTATGGATGATCGTCAGCTCGATCGGCCGCGGCGGCGGTGGTCGTGGCGGAGGCGGGGGCGGCGGTGGCTTTCGCGGCGGCGGTGGTTCCAGCGGCGGTGGCGGAGCCTCCGGGCGCTGGTAG